A window of Lacibacter sediminis contains these coding sequences:
- a CDS encoding TatD family hydrolase — translation MYINIHTHHTKPVEGIISIGNLYKDFDSIETNSFYSVGLHPWYLINETWEEQFEVVNEKCLLQNVVAIGEAGLDKVTETGFELQQTVFSKHIQLANEVQKPLIVHCVRAHAEVIGLLKQTPVHVPVIFHGFNKSKELAQQLIALGYYLSFGKGLEKQGLQEVMGALPRAKIFLETDNSTASIEEIYAHAAAAFQIDEESLSLQLQKNAATVFGAALTRI, via the coding sequence TTGTACATCAACATTCATACACATCATACCAAACCTGTTGAAGGAATCATCAGTATTGGTAACCTGTACAAGGATTTTGATTCTATTGAAACTAATAGTTTTTATTCTGTTGGATTACATCCGTGGTATCTGATTAATGAAACTTGGGAAGAACAATTCGAAGTTGTAAACGAAAAATGCCTTTTGCAAAATGTAGTGGCAATTGGTGAAGCAGGGTTGGATAAAGTAACTGAAACTGGTTTTGAATTGCAACAAACTGTTTTTTCAAAACATATTCAACTGGCCAATGAAGTACAAAAGCCGTTAATCGTACATTGTGTACGTGCACATGCTGAAGTGATTGGTTTGTTGAAGCAAACTCCTGTGCATGTCCCGGTCATTTTTCATGGATTTAATAAGAGCAAAGAACTGGCACAGCAACTGATCGCCTTGGGTTATTATCTTTCTTTTGGCAAAGGATTGGAGAAACAGGGGTTACAGGAAGTAATGGGCGCTTTACCTCGTGCAAAGATCTTTCTCGAAACAGATAACAGCACCGCATCCATCGAAGAAATTTATGCTCATGCAGCTGCCGCTTTTCAAATTGACGAAGAATCGCTTAGTTTGCAGCTCCAAAAAAATGCAGCAACTGTTTTTGGCGCTGCTCTTACAAGAATATGA
- a CDS encoding tRNA threonylcarbamoyladenosine dehydratase — protein MMNDISWLSRTSLLIGEETVRAFTQKHVMIVGMGGVGSFAAEFIARSGIGKMTIIDGDVVDPTNRNRQLPALATNHGESKALIMAERLKAINPELELNVVKEFVNPETVLQQFAFKPDYLIDAIDSITPKITFIRMAYESGLPLVSSMGAGAKLDATQLKVVDISKTYNCPFAQQIRKNLKGHGIRRGVKVVFSPEQPIKESLMLTDGRNYKKSAYGTISYLPAVFGAVTASVVIRDLMKEITTKS, from the coding sequence ATGATGAATGATATCTCCTGGCTTTCACGCACCAGTTTGTTAATAGGTGAAGAAACCGTTCGTGCATTTACACAAAAACATGTCATGATCGTGGGTATGGGCGGCGTTGGCTCCTTTGCTGCCGAATTCATTGCACGCAGCGGCATTGGTAAAATGACGATCATTGATGGCGATGTGGTGGATCCTACTAACCGCAATCGTCAGTTACCTGCATTGGCAACCAATCATGGTGAATCAAAAGCATTGATCATGGCCGAACGATTAAAAGCCATCAACCCTGAATTGGAGTTGAACGTGGTGAAGGAATTTGTAAACCCGGAAACAGTGTTGCAGCAGTTTGCTTTTAAACCGGATTACCTTATTGATGCGATTGACAGTATTACCCCCAAGATCACCTTTATCCGCATGGCATATGAAAGTGGTTTGCCCCTGGTAAGCAGTATGGGCGCAGGTGCAAAACTTGATGCCACACAATTGAAAGTGGTTGATATTTCTAAAACGTATAACTGTCCCTTTGCACAACAGATACGGAAAAATTTAAAAGGTCATGGTATTCGCAGGGGTGTGAAAGTTGTTTTCTCACCCGAACAACCCATCAAAGAAAGTTTGATGTTGACTGATGGAAGGAATTATAAGAAATCGGCTTATGGTACGATCTCTTATTTACCTGCTGTGTTTGGTGCAGTAACAGCTTCGGTAGTGATAAGGGATTTGATGAAGGAGATAACAACTAAATCTTAG
- a CDS encoding class I SAM-dependent methyltransferase — protein MELQPSLKTFHFGDYRFNAFVPDSSALQQAFTKQLQTDPSTPAPYWAQVWPSAYALCEFIATQPHWLQNKTVLELAAGLGLPSLLAAQHATKVTCSDYVPEAVEFMQESIQENKLENSKAMMIDWNHLPNDLSVDVLLLSDINYEPKAFETLFNVIISFLEKGTTILLSTPQRLMAKPFIDRLLPYIKLWEEQTITNVTPAVTCSVYVLQQ, from the coding sequence ATGGAATTGCAACCATCTCTTAAAACATTTCATTTTGGTGATTACCGGTTCAATGCGTTTGTACCAGACTCATCGGCACTTCAGCAGGCATTCACCAAACAACTTCAAACAGATCCATCAACGCCTGCACCCTATTGGGCACAGGTTTGGCCATCGGCCTATGCTCTTTGCGAATTCATCGCAACTCAACCTCATTGGTTGCAAAACAAAACAGTACTTGAATTAGCTGCAGGCTTGGGTTTGCCTTCGCTTCTTGCGGCACAGCATGCAACAAAAGTTACTTGCAGCGATTATGTTCCTGAAGCAGTAGAGTTCATGCAGGAATCAATTCAAGAAAACAAACTGGAAAACAGCAAAGCAATGATGATCGATTGGAATCATCTTCCCAATGATCTATCGGTTGATGTTTTGCTGTTGAGCGATATTAATTATGAACCAAAGGCTTTCGAAACTTTATTCAACGTTATCATTTCATTTTTGGAAAAAGGAACAACCATTCTACTTTCAACACCACAACGGCTGATGGCAAAACCATTTATCGACCGGTTGCTGCCCTACATCAAACTATGGGAAGAGCAAACAATTACAAACGTAACACCTGCTGTTACCTGCTCGGTTTATGTATTGCAGCAATAG
- a CDS encoding AMP-binding protein: MTISTPLQQFLLNVENHPNDIFLRQPFRGEWTTWTWQQAADESRRIAAALHSLQLPKGSHIAILSKNCAHWMMADIAIMMAGCISIPIYPTLTASSIQPILEHSDAKAVFIGKLDDFKSQEHGIPPELIRIGFDAYERNERYNWSELIEEHQPLQHTHQWHEDELMTIIYTSGTTGRPKGVMHTAGNFNRVMHAAIEELRLEKHRALLSYLPLSHIAERIAIEMNSIYNVCVISFAESVETFAKNVAEVQPHIFFAVPRLWGKFREGILKKIPQKKLNLLLSIPIISGIVKKSIKQKLGLSRATHIYSASAPISVDLLKWFARLDVKITQALGMSEDCVYAHFERPYDYRHGSVGKPFKGLQVKITEEGELRVKSVSNTKGYYKEPELTAELFDEDGYLKTGDICEYDHDGYLFVTGRLKDQFKTDKGKYISPSPIETKLLANADIEQCCVVGMGIPQPIALITLSDIGKQKTKEDVEESLLASLAAINPSLEKYEYLEKAVVMKENWTIENGLLTPTLKVKRNQVEKIHQQFYPHWFLEKGKVIWE; the protein is encoded by the coding sequence ATGACCATATCCACACCCCTGCAACAGTTTCTGCTAAACGTAGAAAACCATCCCAACGATATTTTTTTGCGTCAACCTTTTCGTGGCGAATGGACAACCTGGACATGGCAACAGGCAGCTGATGAAAGCAGGCGTATTGCTGCAGCATTGCATTCACTCCAACTTCCAAAGGGATCACATATTGCCATTCTTTCGAAGAACTGTGCGCATTGGATGATGGCGGACATAGCGATCATGATGGCCGGCTGTATTTCCATCCCCATCTATCCGACATTAACAGCATCGTCCATTCAACCGATTCTTGAACACAGCGATGCAAAAGCAGTTTTCATTGGTAAACTGGATGATTTTAAGTCGCAGGAACATGGCATACCACCTGAACTGATCCGTATTGGTTTTGATGCATACGAACGAAATGAACGTTACAACTGGAGTGAATTAATAGAGGAACATCAACCACTTCAACACACACATCAATGGCACGAAGATGAATTGATGACGATCATTTATACATCGGGCACAACCGGCCGGCCAAAGGGTGTGATGCACACTGCAGGTAATTTCAACAGGGTGATGCATGCAGCTATTGAAGAACTTCGTTTAGAAAAACACAGAGCTTTACTATCATACCTGCCTCTCAGTCATATTGCCGAACGGATAGCTATTGAAATGAATTCGATCTATAATGTATGTGTCATTTCATTTGCTGAATCGGTTGAAACATTTGCAAAGAATGTAGCTGAAGTGCAGCCGCATATTTTCTTTGCCGTGCCAAGACTCTGGGGGAAATTCAGGGAAGGCATTCTTAAAAAAATTCCACAGAAAAAACTCAACCTGCTTTTATCAATTCCAATCATCAGCGGCATTGTAAAGAAAAGCATCAAACAGAAATTAGGTCTGTCTAGAGCTACGCATATTTACAGTGCCTCCGCTCCTATTTCTGTTGACCTGCTCAAATGGTTTGCGAGACTTGATGTAAAAATTACACAGGCACTGGGCATGAGTGAAGATTGTGTGTATGCACATTTCGAACGGCCATACGATTACAGGCATGGGTCAGTGGGAAAACCATTTAAAGGACTGCAGGTAAAGATTACAGAAGAAGGCGAGTTAAGGGTGAAAAGCGTAAGCAATACCAAAGGCTATTACAAAGAACCAGAACTCACTGCTGAATTGTTTGATGAAGATGGTTATTTAAAAACAGGCGACATCTGCGAATATGATCACGATGGTTATTTGTTTGTAACCGGACGATTAAAAGACCAGTTCAAAACAGATAAAGGAAAATACATTTCTCCATCACCCATTGAAACAAAACTGTTGGCCAATGCCGATATTGAACAATGCTGTGTGGTGGGCATGGGTATTCCGCAGCCTATTGCATTGATCACGTTATCAGATATTGGCAAACAGAAAACAAAAGAAGATGTGGAGGAAAGTTTACTGGCATCACTGGCTGCTATTAATCCTTCTTTAGAAAAATATGAGTATTTGGAAAAAGCAGTTGTGATGAAAGAAAACTGGACCATTGAAAACGGATTACTTACACCAACGTTGAAAGTGAAACGAAATCAGGTAGAAAAAATTCATCAGCAGTTTTATCCGCATTGGTTTCTGGAAAAAGGAAAAGTGATCTGGGAATAA
- a CDS encoding T9SS type A sorting domain-containing protein, giving the protein MKTSITAIVFFFTAFTGFSQANDPFLTFPIELKFFQAQKTNQYNVLRWLAPCTSDFAAFEVQHSADNKTFSVLHSFTADQIRCAEPFDYTDLQRREGTNYYRIKLTTPANTSVNSFIVAVLNGSKGFALNALLPSLVRSTAVLSISSAETDRLQLTVTDISGKRYTVRQEQLSAGTNQVQLNLQSLPSGQYVLQASNSKGEQQQLRFLKQ; this is encoded by the coding sequence ATGAAAACATCCATCACCGCCATCGTATTCTTTTTTACAGCTTTCACCGGCTTTTCGCAGGCGAATGATCCGTTTCTTACTTTCCCCATCGAACTGAAATTTTTCCAGGCACAAAAAACAAACCAGTACAATGTGTTGCGTTGGCTGGCCCCCTGCACATCAGATTTTGCAGCATTTGAAGTACAGCATTCTGCTGATAATAAAACCTTCAGCGTACTGCATAGTTTTACTGCCGACCAGATCCGTTGTGCTGAACCTTTTGATTATACCGATCTGCAACGACGTGAAGGAACCAATTATTACCGCATTAAACTTACTACTCCCGCCAATACTTCTGTTAACTCGTTCATAGTTGCTGTACTCAACGGCAGCAAAGGATTTGCATTGAATGCGTTGTTACCATCTCTTGTACGTTCAACAGCTGTGCTTAGTATTTCATCAGCAGAAACAGACAGGTTACAACTTACAGTTACGGATATCAGCGGCAAACGTTATACTGTTCGACAAGAACAGTTATCAGCAGGCACCAATCAAGTGCAATTAAACCTTCAAAGTTTACCATCCGGTCAGTACGTATTACAGGCAAGCAACAGCAAAGGCGAACAGCAACAGCTGCGTTTTCTCAAACAATAA
- a CDS encoding TonB-dependent receptor, with protein sequence MKATKTCFLFLLLLATSVSYAQKKSATVTGKVLDENENPLAKVSVIILGRSNGVTTNDSGYFSIKVPAGKAFALVFSYTSYRDEQRNFFLNDDEQERIVLRLERGGKELQEVTVTDNRIRTEASAMRLNPKNALLLPSAVGGVEGLIKIFTNSNNELSSQYSVRGGNYDENLIYVNDFEVYRPYLVRQGQQEGLSFINAEMVRNLTFYNGGFQSKYGDKMSSVLDIQYKQPKKFGGSAYVSLLEQGLNFEGATRNEKVSFVVGARNRSNQNLLSSQQTKGNYVPSSNDVQGYITWQPNTKWLFEAMGNYSRTQFKLNPEFSSQTASVFSPFFTANLGLDIYFAGAERDRYSTAMAGIATTYQPRKNLKLKWMLSHFNNKEEESFDIQGAYLFGERDFDRSRTTFGLIVNPLGAGVFQNFARNRLNISTQNATHKGSLSKDKHFIQWGHSLERQSISDKLNEWELTDSAGYTLPFNPDQLQLTKVIKSKADLVFYRTSGYVQDNIILNDSLNMTLQVGVRYNYNTLNNEVLIQPRVQFAMQPLGKKDIVFRAAAGAYHQPPFYRELRRYDGTVNESVKAQKSWQVVAGIDYNFKGWGNRPFKLQAEAYYKHMTDIVPYDVDNVRIRYFGSNSAKAYATGIEARLFGELVKDAESWVSIGIMRTRENLDNDQWYNYKLDSLNKPIDSTLVQGGWIRRPTDRFLSVGMFYQDYLSTNKNFKFSMNFLYGTNLPYNIPNSAKYRNALTIDPYIRVDFGFSALLLDGEKSKRRSRNPFREFNNIWASLEIFNVIDRPNTISYLLIKDFSNTIFSIPNRLTPRLINFKIVARW encoded by the coding sequence ATGAAGGCAACCAAAACCTGCTTCCTGTTCCTGCTCCTCCTTGCAACCTCTGTTTCCTACGCCCAAAAGAAATCGGCAACAGTTACCGGTAAGGTATTGGACGAAAATGAAAACCCGCTTGCGAAGGTATCGGTGATCATTCTTGGTCGCAGCAACGGTGTAACCACCAACGATTCCGGCTATTTCAGCATTAAAGTACCTGCAGGCAAGGCATTTGCCCTTGTTTTCAGTTATACTTCCTACCGTGATGAGCAACGGAATTTCTTTTTAAATGATGATGAACAGGAACGCATTGTTCTCCGTCTTGAACGTGGTGGCAAAGAACTGCAGGAAGTAACAGTTACCGACAACCGCATACGTACCGAAGCGTCGGCGATGCGCCTCAATCCAAAAAATGCTTTGCTGCTTCCATCGGCTGTTGGTGGTGTAGAAGGACTGATCAAAATATTTACCAACTCCAACAACGAACTTTCGTCGCAATACTCCGTGCGTGGCGGAAACTATGACGAGAACCTGATCTATGTAAATGACTTTGAAGTGTACCGACCTTACCTTGTTCGTCAAGGTCAACAGGAAGGATTAAGTTTTATCAATGCTGAGATGGTACGCAACCTTACGTTTTACAATGGTGGCTTTCAATCGAAGTATGGTGATAAGATGAGCAGTGTGCTCGATATTCAATACAAACAACCAAAGAAGTTTGGCGGTTCTGCTTATGTTTCATTGCTGGAACAAGGTTTAAATTTTGAGGGAGCAACAAGAAATGAAAAAGTAAGTTTTGTTGTTGGTGCAAGAAACCGCAGCAATCAAAACCTGTTGAGCAGTCAGCAGACAAAAGGTAATTATGTTCCTTCGAGCAATGATGTGCAGGGATATATTACGTGGCAACCAAATACCAAATGGTTGTTTGAAGCAATGGGCAATTACTCACGCACGCAATTCAAACTAAATCCTGAATTTAGCAGCCAGACAGCTTCTGTGTTCTCTCCTTTCTTTACAGCAAATCTTGGGTTGGATATTTATTTCGCTGGTGCTGAGCGTGACCGTTACAGTACAGCCATGGCTGGTATAGCAACCACCTATCAACCAAGAAAGAATCTGAAGTTGAAATGGATGCTTAGTCATTTCAATAACAAAGAAGAAGAATCATTTGACATACAAGGTGCCTACTTATTTGGTGAGCGTGACTTCGATCGCAGTCGCACAACCTTTGGTTTAATAGTAAATCCATTGGGGGCGGGTGTATTCCAGAATTTTGCACGCAACCGTTTAAACATCTCCACACAAAATGCTACGCACAAAGGTAGCCTGTCGAAAGACAAACATTTCATTCAATGGGGACACAGTCTCGAACGCCAAAGTATTTCTGATAAGTTGAACGAATGGGAATTGACGGACAGCGCCGGTTATACGTTGCCGTTCAATCCTGATCAATTGCAGTTAACAAAAGTTATTAAGTCAAAAGCTGATCTTGTTTTCTACCGCACGTCAGGTTATGTGCAGGATAATATTATTCTGAATGATTCATTGAACATGACCTTGCAGGTGGGTGTTCGTTACAATTACAATACACTCAATAATGAAGTATTGATTCAACCACGTGTGCAATTTGCGATGCAGCCTCTTGGTAAAAAAGATATTGTGTTTCGTGCTGCTGCAGGTGCCTATCATCAACCACCATTTTATAGAGAGTTACGTCGTTATGATGGTACCGTAAATGAATCAGTAAAAGCACAAAAGAGTTGGCAGGTAGTGGCAGGTATCGATTATAATTTTAAAGGATGGGGCAACCGTCCGTTTAAATTACAAGCTGAAGCCTACTATAAACACATGACTGATATTGTGCCGTATGATGTAGACAATGTGCGTATCCGTTATTTCGGCAGCAACAGTGCCAAAGCATATGCAACAGGTATTGAAGCACGCTTGTTTGGCGAGCTGGTGAAAGATGCAGAAAGCTGGGTAAGCATTGGTATCATGCGTACACGTGAAAATTTAGATAATGATCAGTGGTATAATTATAAACTCGATTCGCTGAATAAACCAATCGACAGCACCTTAGTGCAAGGCGGCTGGATCAGAAGACCAACTGACCGCTTCCTCAGCGTTGGTATGTTCTACCAGGATTATCTTTCCACCAATAAGAACTTCAAATTCTCCATGAACTTTTTGTACGGCACCAATCTTCCTTACAATATTCCCAATAGCGCCAAGTACAGAAATGCGTTAACGATCGATCCATACATCCGTGTTGATTTTGGTTTCAGTGCATTGTTGCTCGATGGCGAAAAAAGCAAACGCCGCAGCCGCAATCCTTTCCGTGAGTTCAATAATATCTGGGCAAGTCTCGAGATCTTTAATGTGATCGACCGCCCCAATACCATTTCCTATTTGCTCATTAAAGATTTCAGCAACACCATCTTTTCTATTCCCAATCGTTTAACGCCAAGGCTGATCAATTTTAAGATTGTGGCGAGGTGGTAG
- the rpe gene encoding ribulose-phosphate 3-epimerase: MPIVAPSLLSANYINLQADCDMLNASEADWYHLDVMDGRFVPNISFGPMIIEFFRKATTKVCDVHLMIEEPEKYAEAFQKAGADILTVHYEACTHLHRNIQQIKGLGMKAGIALNPHTPVSLLKDVLADIDMVCLMSVNPGFGGQAFIPQTLNKIKELRNMIDEKGLKVEIEIDGGVTLANAKSIVDAGANVLVAGNTVFKAPNPTEMISLLKKI, encoded by the coding sequence ATGCCGATTGTAGCTCCTTCTTTATTAAGCGCCAATTATATTAATCTCCAGGCCGATTGTGATATGCTCAATGCCAGTGAAGCCGATTGGTATCACCTCGATGTAATGGATGGCCGTTTTGTACCCAACATCAGCTTTGGACCAATGATCATTGAATTTTTCCGCAAAGCCACCACAAAAGTGTGTGATGTGCACTTGATGATTGAAGAACCGGAAAAATATGCAGAAGCTTTTCAAAAAGCCGGTGCCGATATTCTCACCGTGCATTACGAAGCATGTACACATCTGCACCGAAATATTCAACAGATCAAAGGTCTGGGCATGAAAGCCGGCATTGCATTGAATCCGCACACACCTGTGTCATTATTGAAAGATGTATTGGCTGATATAGATATGGTTTGTTTGATGAGTGTGAATCCGGGTTTTGGCGGACAGGCATTTATTCCGCAAACCCTTAACAAGATCAAAGAACTCCGCAACATGATCGATGAAAAAGGATTGAAGGTGGAGATTGAAATTGATGGTGGCGTTACGCTGGCTAACGCAAAAAGTATTGTCGACGCAGGTGCAAATGTGTTGGTTGCCGGTAACACAGTGTTTAAAGCACCTAACCCAACTGAAATGATTTCCTTGTTGAAGAAGATATAA
- a CDS encoding tetratricopeptide repeat protein: MTGFTSLCLFACTNDKPAENGQDATNNPPANSKIAELENKLQQEPQVDSIREQFVEQLVQNNQYDKALAQVETLLQKQPNNPAYLFMKADALERKGDTANAIASYEQSIAAAGLFTEAELRLASLYAETGNKKAEILCDALLKDATAVQFRSDILFVKAAYYNKIKQAPKALTVYNQIIREDYTYLDAYIEKGLIYYDQQKFEDAHKVFAQSTNVSNKFADGYFWMAKAEEKLNRTTEAIDNYKRSLALDQSIAEAKDALKRLGVVK; this comes from the coding sequence ATGACTGGATTTACCAGCCTTTGCCTGTTCGCCTGTACCAACGATAAACCTGCCGAAAACGGACAGGACGCTACCAATAATCCTCCTGCCAATTCCAAAATTGCTGAACTTGAAAATAAGCTGCAACAGGAACCACAGGTCGACAGTATCCGTGAACAATTTGTAGAACAGTTAGTACAAAATAACCAATACGATAAAGCATTGGCGCAGGTTGAAACGCTTTTGCAAAAACAACCCAACAACCCGGCTTATCTTTTTATGAAAGCCGATGCGTTGGAGCGTAAAGGCGATACGGCCAATGCCATTGCATCTTACGAGCAATCAATTGCAGCAGCAGGTTTATTTACCGAAGCCGAGTTACGACTTGCCTCGCTTTATGCAGAAACCGGAAATAAAAAAGCAGAAATTTTGTGTGATGCCTTATTGAAAGATGCAACTGCTGTACAATTCCGTAGTGATATTCTTTTTGTGAAAGCGGCTTACTATAATAAGATCAAACAAGCACCAAAGGCATTGACTGTTTACAACCAGATCATCCGTGAAGATTATACTTACTTGGATGCTTACATTGAAAAAGGATTGATCTATTATGATCAGCAAAAATTTGAAGATGCACATAAAGTATTTGCGCAAAGCACCAATGTGAGTAACAAATTTGCAGATGGTTATTTCTGGATGGCGAAGGCAGAAGAGAAACTCAACCGCACAACTGAAGCCATAGATAATTATAAACGTTCCCTCGCACTCGATCAAAGTATTGCTGAAGCAAAAGATGCGTTGAAGAGATTGGGAGTCGTAAAATGA
- a CDS encoding TolB family protein, translating into MNKSALLLALPLIVVVMLSFNAVNKETEKKTATSNDTILYPDEKHFKNIQQLTFGGDNAEAYFSFDGKWLIFQKTYAKEGIPCDQMYIAKIPTKAGEKFTPKLVSTGKGRTTCGAFMKDGKHVIYASTHLGSSDCPPIPDRSKYGNKYIWPLYDSYDIFMADLNGKIVKQLTNSKGYDAEATLSPDGKKMLYTSTKDGDIDMYVMDLKTGKEIKVTNLLGYDGGGWFSPDGKKLIWRASRPKTEAEIKEYKELLAQGLVAPTNMEVWVANADGTNAKQVSSFGQANWAPAYMPDNKRIIFASNHEYKRGFPFNLYTMNEDGSNLTKISRDKGFDAFPMFSPDGKKIVFCSNRNNSGTRDTNIFIADWEE; encoded by the coding sequence ATGAATAAGTCCGCTCTGTTGCTTGCTTTACCTCTTATTGTGGTTGTTATGCTGTCGTTTAATGCTGTGAATAAGGAAACTGAAAAGAAAACAGCAACCAGCAATGATACCATATTGTATCCCGACGAAAAGCATTTTAAAAATATTCAACAGCTCACTTTTGGTGGCGATAATGCGGAAGCATATTTCAGTTTCGATGGCAAATGGCTCATCTTCCAAAAAACGTATGCAAAAGAAGGTATTCCCTGCGACCAGATGTATATCGCAAAAATTCCAACAAAAGCGGGCGAAAAATTTACACCTAAACTGGTGAGCACCGGCAAAGGAAGAACAACCTGCGGTGCTTTTATGAAAGATGGCAAACACGTTATTTATGCATCTACTCATTTGGGCAGCAGCGATTGCCCACCAATTCCTGACCGTAGTAAATACGGCAATAAATACATCTGGCCTTTGTACGACAGCTATGATATTTTCATGGCCGATCTGAATGGAAAAATTGTAAAGCAGTTAACAAACAGTAAGGGGTATGATGCAGAAGCAACGCTTTCACCGGATGGAAAGAAAATGTTGTACACCAGTACCAAAGATGGTGATATAGATATGTATGTGATGGACTTGAAAACGGGTAAAGAAATAAAAGTCACTAATTTGTTGGGTTATGATGGTGGTGGATGGTTTAGCCCTGATGGGAAAAAACTCATCTGGCGTGCAAGCCGTCCGAAAACAGAAGCAGAGATCAAAGAATACAAGGAATTATTAGCACAGGGATTAGTAGCACCTACCAATATGGAAGTATGGGTGGCAAATGCTGATGGCACAAATGCTAAACAGGTTTCTTCATTTGGACAAGCCAACTGGGCACCTGCATACATGCCCGATAACAAACGCATCATCTTTGCCAGCAATCATGAATACAAGCGTGGCTTTCCGTTCAATTTATATACCATGAATGAAGATGGAAGTAATCTCACCAAGATCAGCAGAGATAAAGGCTTTGATGCATTCCCCATGTTTAGTCCTGATGGAAAGAAGATTGTTTTCTGCAGCAACCGCAACAACAGCGGCACAAGAGATACCAATATATTTATTGCTGATTGGGAGGAATGA
- a CDS encoding LTA synthase family protein: protein MYTGLLHLHNVLRWVILILLIIALFQAFTKKGGLQKTSLFLLIAAHITLLLGLFQYFNNEAVGFHMIERLGGFGNVMKDSFARFWVVEHISAMILAIVMITMARGRAKKQNYGAASWMYVVALILILAAVPWPFREGIARPWFPGM, encoded by the coding sequence ATGTATACCGGATTGCTTCACTTGCACAATGTCCTCCGCTGGGTAATTCTTATCCTGTTGATCATTGCCTTGTTCCAGGCTTTTACTAAAAAAGGCGGCTTACAAAAAACAAGTTTGTTCCTGCTCATTGCTGCACACATTACGTTGTTGCTGGGCTTATTTCAATATTTCAACAATGAAGCAGTTGGCTTTCACATGATCGAACGACTGGGCGGTTTCGGAAATGTAATGAAAGACAGTTTCGCCCGTTTCTGGGTGGTTGAACATATTTCTGCTATGATCCTCGCAATTGTGATGATCACCATGGCAAGAGGCAGAGCAAAAAAACAAAACTATGGTGCCGCTTCCTGGATGTATGTGGTAGCGCTTATCTTAATTCTTGCGGCAGTACCATGGCCTTTCCGTGAAGGAATTGCAAGGCCGTGGTTCCCCGGCATGTAA
- a CDS encoding nuclear transport factor 2 family protein, with translation MKPILLIIGIFFMHSLVRAQADAQTIKDIETVCNYYLIGGTNRDSVMYSKAFLPEGHLRYMQNDTVMNVSLKDFAARMRNGGVKQDRKTSIDRIEVFGNAATAKLTIEYPTFYYHDMMSLLKTKDGWKIVTKIFYREDKKK, from the coding sequence ATGAAACCAATCCTTCTCATCATCGGCATTTTCTTTATGCATTCATTAGTGCGAGCACAGGCCGACGCACAAACCATCAAAGACATTGAAACTGTTTGTAACTACTATCTCATTGGCGGAACCAATCGTGATAGTGTGATGTATAGTAAAGCATTTCTACCGGAAGGTCATTTGCGCTATATGCAAAACGATACAGTAATGAATGTATCACTAAAAGATTTTGCAGCCCGCATGCGCAACGGTGGCGTAAAGCAAGATCGCAAAACAAGCATCGATCGTATTGAAGTATTTGGTAATGCTGCCACAGCCAAATTGACAATCGAGTATCCAACGTTTTACTATCATGATATGATGAGTTTATTGAAAACAAAGGACGGGTGGAAAATAGTAACGAAAATATTTTACAGGGAAGACAAGAAGAAATAA